The DNA region GCCGGGGCCAGCAAAGGCAGAACGATCCGGTAATACGTGCTGTAAAAATTACAGCCGTCAATATAAGCCGCTTCATCCAATTCCTTCGGAATGGCGCGCACAAACCCGATCAGCATAAAAAAGACCGTGGCATGAGCGCTGATCAGCAAGATGATCACGCCCCATAGCGATTTTTGCAGGTGCAGCGCCACCATCAGATCGAATTGCGGCCGGAGCACCACCGCGCCGATGGAAATAAACAGCGTGCAGGATTGCAGCAGCACGTAAAACTTTTTCCCGATAAAATCGATTCGCGCCACGGCATACGCGGCCATAGTCCCGATCAGCAGCGTGCCGACCGTCGTAAAAAAGCTGGTAAACACGCTGTTCCAGGTAAACCGGGCGAAATTGGCGACCTCCCAGGCTTGCGCGTAATTGCTGAATTTCCATTCTTTTGGCAGCAAGGTGGAACCCGTGGTCAGCTCCAGATTCGACTTCAACGATCCGAAAAAAGCGAGCAAAATCGGAAATAAAGTAAATGCGGCGACGATCAAGAGAAATATCCATAATAATGTGCTTGATATCTTATTCATCGGCCAGACTCCTCTCTGTCAGTAGATTTCGTTCAGTTTTTTGGAAAGACGGAAATATAGTAGTGTGATCACTCCGACAATGACCGCCGTGGCAAAACCGACCGCGCTGCCGTATCCGAACTGCTGGGCGCTGGTCCCTCCGCTGGATACCGGGAAAAACAATTTATACAGATAGAGGTACATGACATTGGTTTTGCCGTAAGGTCCGCCTTCCGTCAGCACCATGATGCTCTCGTACCCTTTGAGCGAAACGGTAATCGCCAGCATAATGATCATTTGCAGCACCGGTCCCAGCATCGGCACGGTAATGCTCCACATTTTGCGGATCGGTCCGGCCCCATCCAGCGAAGCGGCTTCGTACAGATCTTCGGGGATATTTTGCAGCCCGGCCAGGAACAGCAGCATATAGTTGCCGATCGCCCCCCAAATCGCGATGATAATCGAGGTCAGCAAGGCGTATTTGGGGCCCAGCCAGTC from Paenibacillus macerans includes:
- a CDS encoding carbohydrate ABC transporter permease, whose protein sequence is MNKISSTLLWIFLLIVAAFTLFPILLAFFGSLKSNLELTTGSTLLPKEWKFSNYAQAWEVANFARFTWNSVFTSFFTTVGTLLIGTMAAYAVARIDFIGKKFYVLLQSCTLFISIGAVVLRPQFDLMVALHLQKSLWGVIILLISAHATVFFMLIGFVRAIPKELDEAAYIDGCNFYSTYYRIVLPLLAPALGVAGLWSFRGAWNEYILPLVFTMTQPELQTLTVGLASLKYGVGDAAQPQLMLAGACLSILPMLVVYVFANKSFMQMTAGSVKG